One part of the Bdellovibrio bacteriovorus genome encodes these proteins:
- a CDS encoding group II truncated hemoglobin, with protein MSEEKKPYELLGGEQVLRQLCKRFYEIMDTVPEAKGIRDMHPGNLQGSEEKLFMFLSGWLGGPGLFVEKYGHPRLRMRHFPFKIGKSERDQWMMCMVQAFDEVNIAEPLRSELLHSLLRLADHMRNVEEPEFSEGAD; from the coding sequence ATGTCTGAAGAGAAAAAGCCCTACGAATTGCTGGGTGGCGAACAAGTCCTGCGCCAACTTTGCAAAAGATTCTATGAAATCATGGACACCGTTCCGGAAGCCAAAGGCATCCGCGACATGCACCCGGGAAACCTGCAAGGATCCGAGGAAAAACTGTTTATGTTTTTGTCCGGGTGGCTGGGGGGACCGGGATTGTTCGTTGAAAAGTACGGACACCCCAGACTGCGCATGCGCCATTTTCCATTCAAGATCGGAAAGTCCGAGCGCGATCAGTGGATGATGTGCATGGTGCAGGCTTTTGATGAGGTGAATATCGCCGAGCCGTTGCGCAGTGAACTTTTGCATTCACTGCTGCGTCTGGCGGATCACATGAGAAATGTCGAAGAACCAGAGTTTTCGGAAGGCGCGGATTAA
- a CDS encoding extracellular catalytic domain type 2 short-chain-length polyhydroxyalkanoate depolymerase, translating into MFETLCAMLVPFCIQSSDPATENLKAYNIDPHSITISGVSSGGFMAVQMDVAFSSVFSGAGAVAGGVYWCSEGDSKKAQSQCMGSPEKIDSRLMIEKARDLSGQGDIDSLENLKDHRIYIFASPKDSVVKLGNSDKLIEFYESFVPKNQIHRVTTPEAAHGFPTLASGGPCTMAALPWLLKCNFDTAGDILAQMYTDLKARGIAVAENLHKFTQTDFGDSKTPLYRDGWIYVPEACEQGARCKLHVALHGCQMNPDFIQDKFATLAGYNDWAETNNIVVLYPQSARDNRGNPYACWDWFGFTGPDYVSKSGAQMSALMKMIERVRGL; encoded by the coding sequence ATGTTTGAAACATTATGCGCAATGCTTGTGCCCTTTTGCATTCAGTCTTCTGATCCCGCCACCGAGAACTTAAAAGCTTACAACATTGATCCCCACAGCATCACCATCTCCGGAGTATCCTCCGGCGGCTTTATGGCGGTGCAAATGGATGTGGCCTTCTCGTCGGTCTTTTCCGGAGCGGGTGCCGTTGCCGGGGGTGTCTACTGGTGCTCTGAAGGAGATTCCAAGAAAGCCCAGTCCCAGTGCATGGGAAGCCCCGAAAAAATCGACAGCCGCCTGATGATTGAAAAAGCCCGCGACTTGTCAGGCCAAGGTGACATTGATTCCCTCGAAAACCTCAAAGACCACCGCATCTATATTTTCGCAAGCCCCAAAGATTCCGTGGTGAAGCTGGGTAACAGTGACAAGCTGATTGAGTTTTATGAAAGCTTCGTTCCAAAAAATCAAATTCACCGTGTGACGACTCCAGAAGCTGCTCACGGCTTCCCGACTCTGGCCAGTGGAGGGCCCTGTACGATGGCGGCATTGCCATGGCTTTTGAAATGCAATTTTGATACGGCCGGCGACATTCTTGCGCAGATGTATACCGATTTGAAAGCACGGGGAATTGCAGTGGCGGAAAACCTGCACAAGTTCACGCAGACTGATTTTGGCGACAGCAAAACTCCGTTATATCGCGATGGATGGATCTATGTTCCCGAGGCTTGTGAACAAGGCGCCCGCTGCAAACTGCACGTGGCCTTGCATGGCTGCCAGATGAATCCGGATTTTATTCAAGACAAGTTTGCGACTTTGGCTGGCTACAACGACTGGGCTGAAACCAATAACATCGTTGTGCTTTATCCGCAGTCAGCCCGCGACAATCGCGGTAATCCTTATGCGTGCTGGGACTGGTTTGGTTTCACCGGTCCTGATTACGTCAGCAAATCCGGCGCCCAGATGTCCGCGTTGATGAAGATGATTGAACGCGTGCGCGGACTTTAA
- the adeD gene encoding adenine deaminase has protein sequence MSLSNKKTQKIASDLLPARLSQARGDGTLDLLITNVQMLDVITGDIYPTCIAIGGEHIVGVGMEYQTQSARRTWNAQGAFVTPGFIDGHLHIESSMMSPFEFEKATLPLGTTTAICDPHEITNVLGGRGFSWFLRSSELMHQNLFVQMSSCVPALPGFETTGSDFPLEEMKSFKDHPSVLGLAEMMNFPGVIHADKEVLAKIEAFDDLNMDGHAPLLRGKALNAYLLAGIQNCHETVTLEEGREKLQKGMGLIIREGSVAKNLRTLAPLVNEFSSPQCLLCTDDRNPFEIAHEGHINYLIKELINKHGVAVHVAYRLATYSAARHFGLKRLGLVAPGKKADLVFLKDLKAVDIQEVMIGGKFVSELKLQDSLQEKLQTSQPPLENTMKRAPLTEKELTVNLLPGVYNVIEIVPHEIITQHLTVAFDGQKFAESDVLYMANIERYGKGLPPALGLVKGMGLKSGALASSVAHDSHNIMVIGTNPADMILAVNTLIKSGGGFAVADQGEIKALVELPIAGLLSLQSAEEIKDGIADLKTAFRSLGVHLDEPFIQMAFLALPVIPTLKLTDRGLVNVTNFSFIPLQVEA, from the coding sequence ATGAGTTTAAGCAACAAGAAAACCCAAAAGATCGCCTCCGACCTGCTGCCAGCCCGTCTGTCCCAAGCACGGGGCGATGGCACCTTGGATCTGCTGATCACGAATGTGCAGATGCTGGATGTGATCACGGGCGACATCTATCCCACCTGCATTGCCATCGGTGGTGAACACATCGTCGGCGTGGGGATGGAGTATCAAACCCAGTCCGCTCGTCGCACTTGGAACGCCCAAGGGGCCTTCGTGACCCCGGGCTTTATCGACGGTCATTTGCACATTGAATCTTCTATGATGTCGCCTTTTGAATTTGAAAAAGCGACGTTGCCGCTGGGAACCACTACGGCCATCTGTGATCCGCACGAAATCACCAACGTTCTGGGTGGCCGGGGTTTTAGCTGGTTCTTGCGTTCTTCTGAACTGATGCACCAGAATCTTTTTGTGCAGATGTCCTCCTGTGTTCCGGCCCTTCCTGGTTTTGAAACCACCGGCAGTGATTTCCCATTGGAAGAAATGAAGTCCTTCAAGGATCACCCTTCCGTTTTGGGTCTGGCTGAAATGATGAACTTCCCCGGCGTGATTCACGCCGACAAAGAAGTCCTGGCAAAAATTGAGGCCTTTGATGATCTGAACATGGACGGCCATGCGCCCCTTTTGCGCGGCAAAGCCTTGAATGCTTACCTGCTGGCGGGAATTCAAAACTGCCACGAAACCGTGACTTTGGAAGAAGGCCGCGAAAAGCTGCAAAAAGGCATGGGTCTGATCATTCGCGAAGGAAGTGTTGCCAAGAACCTGCGCACCCTGGCTCCGCTGGTGAATGAGTTTTCGTCCCCGCAGTGCTTGCTGTGCACCGATGATCGCAATCCTTTTGAAATTGCACACGAAGGTCATATCAACTATCTGATCAAAGAACTGATCAACAAACACGGCGTGGCTGTGCATGTGGCGTACCGTCTGGCGACTTATTCCGCCGCCCGCCACTTTGGTTTGAAACGTCTGGGGCTGGTGGCTCCGGGCAAGAAAGCCGATCTGGTTTTCTTGAAGGATCTGAAAGCTGTCGATATTCAGGAAGTGATGATCGGTGGGAAGTTTGTTTCTGAATTAAAACTTCAGGATTCATTGCAGGAAAAACTGCAGACCTCGCAACCGCCTCTTGAAAACACCATGAAGCGAGCGCCATTGACAGAAAAAGAACTGACCGTGAATCTGCTTCCGGGTGTTTACAACGTGATTGAAATCGTGCCTCACGAAATCATCACCCAACATCTGACCGTGGCTTTTGACGGCCAAAAGTTTGCTGAAAGTGACGTACTTTACATGGCCAACATCGAACGCTATGGCAAAGGTTTGCCTCCGGCGTTGGGCCTTGTAAAAGGCATGGGGCTAAAAAGCGGCGCTCTAGCCAGCTCTGTGGCGCATGATTCTCACAACATCATGGTCATCGGGACCAACCCGGCGGACATGATTTTGGCCGTGAACACATTAATCAAATCTGGCGGCGGCTTTGCTGTGGCTGATCAGGGTGAAATCAAAGCTTTGGTGGAACTGCCAATCGCGGGTCTTTTGAGCCTTCAGAGCGCGGAAGAAATCAAAGACGGCATCGCAGACCTTAAAACCGCCTTCCGATCCTTGGGAGTCCATTTAGATGAACCGTTTATCCAAATGGCTTTCCTGGCTTTGCCGGTGATTCCAACCTTGAAGCTCACCGATCGTGGCTTGGTGAACGTCACAAATTTCAGCTTCATACCCTTACAAGTAGAGGCTTAG
- the xdhC gene encoding xanthine dehydrogenase accessory protein XdhC, giving the protein MSKMNFEDYLSAMKSLQDAGKSFVSVTLVKQQGSSPQDVGARALVSADGLEYGTVGGGKVEKRAIEEAQKMIREKIHHHYADWNLQKDIGMTCGGVVSFFFEFFEYNHPFNIWVFGAGHIAQELVRLLMRLDCKITCVDPRQEWIDKLPTSSRLTTICTEDMKGLVSRIPEKSFVTLMTMGHGTDLPILVEVMKQRDRFAYVGNIGSDQKARRLRQDLIDAGIAQESLDKFHCPMGESFGTNAPVEIAFSIVAQILKTRDLVL; this is encoded by the coding sequence ATGAGTAAAATGAACTTTGAAGACTATCTGTCCGCGATGAAGTCCCTGCAGGACGCGGGAAAATCCTTTGTCAGCGTGACACTGGTAAAACAACAAGGATCCTCGCCCCAGGATGTGGGCGCTCGGGCGCTCGTGTCGGCCGACGGATTGGAGTACGGGACTGTTGGCGGTGGCAAAGTTGAAAAACGCGCCATTGAAGAAGCCCAGAAAATGATCCGCGAAAAGATCCATCATCACTACGCCGACTGGAATCTGCAAAAAGATATCGGCATGACCTGCGGTGGTGTGGTCAGCTTCTTCTTTGAATTCTTTGAATACAACCACCCGTTCAACATCTGGGTGTTCGGTGCCGGCCACATTGCCCAGGAACTGGTGCGCCTGTTGATGCGGCTGGATTGCAAGATCACGTGCGTGGATCCGCGCCAGGAATGGATCGATAAACTTCCGACCTCCAGTCGTCTGACCACAATTTGCACCGAGGACATGAAGGGCCTGGTTTCCCGCATTCCGGAAAAGTCCTTTGTGACTTTGATGACCATGGGCCATGGCACTGACCTGCCTATTTTGGTGGAAGTCATGAAACAGCGCGATCGCTTCGCTTATGTGGGTAACATCGGCAGCGACCAAAAAGCGCGCCGCCTGCGCCAGGACTTGATCGATGCCGGCATTGCTCAAGAGTCACTCGACAAATTCCACTGCCCTATGGGAGAAAGCTTTGGCACCAACGCGCCGGTGGAAATCGCCTTCAGTATTGTGGCGCAGATTCTTAAAACAAGGGATTTGGTTCTATGA
- the xdhB gene encoding xanthine dehydrogenase molybdopterin binding subunit → MSVGQNIPHDSSRGHVTGGSVFIDDRPMMAGEVLVLPVGVPAAAGRLKSIDYSQALKCRGVLAAFTAKDLSHNSWGTIVPEQPILVADKIGHYDEPAVLLVGTDIEDLLRAKKHVQFEIEKENGIFTIDEAIKLDRFIYKANAFKVGDADAAMAKAPHRLKGAFECGGQEHFYLESNACIAYPMEDGQIEVHASSQHPTETQHVVAEALGLSLHEVVCIVKRMGGGFGGKESQAAPFAAMAALVASKMKRPARLCLSKDDDMMMTGKRHPFKNYYEVGFDNDGRILSLKAHLYADGGAYADLSSSILDRAMFHVDGAYYLPAAHIEGAVVRTNLYSNTAFRGFGGPQGTMTIESIIEDMALHLKKDALAIRELNCYQKDHNNVTHYGQALGHNPLPELFADLKKSSDYEKRRQEIDAFNASSKTAVRGLSMTATKFGIAFTARFLNQGNASVNVHKDGTVQVSTGATEMGQGVNTKIQQVVAHAFGIPAHDVKVMATSTEKNHNTSPTAASSGSDINCAAALKAAVGIQKRLAWLFQNILAGTPMNDIAECPPLDESKLKFEEFHFENGLLTHKPSSKSMTWLDAVKQAYFNRLSLGEYAHFKTEGLGFDKKTSQGTPFKYFTNGVAVSEVQVDLFTGEYKVLRTDILMDLGRRINPGIDKGQVTGAFVQGMGWVTSEKLFHNKEGKLLSHSPTTYKIPNVQDTPRVFNVEFIENHENRENVHRSKAVGEPPFLLGISVWTALKDAANAKSKGLISTLKSPATPEEMLMEIARHE, encoded by the coding sequence ATGTCCGTAGGTCAAAACATCCCTCATGATTCTTCCCGGGGCCACGTCACTGGTGGCAGTGTGTTTATCGACGACCGCCCGATGATGGCGGGCGAAGTCTTGGTGCTGCCAGTGGGTGTTCCCGCGGCCGCCGGCCGCCTGAAGTCTATTGATTATTCCCAAGCCCTGAAGTGCCGTGGAGTTTTGGCCGCTTTCACGGCCAAAGATCTTTCCCACAACTCCTGGGGCACCATTGTTCCGGAACAGCCTATTCTGGTTGCCGACAAGATCGGCCACTATGACGAACCGGCGGTGCTGTTGGTCGGCACCGACATCGAAGATCTGTTGCGCGCAAAAAAACACGTGCAATTTGAAATTGAAAAAGAAAATGGCATCTTCACCATCGATGAAGCCATTAAACTGGATCGTTTCATCTATAAAGCCAACGCCTTCAAAGTCGGCGATGCCGACGCCGCAATGGCCAAAGCCCCACACCGCCTTAAAGGCGCCTTTGAGTGCGGCGGTCAGGAGCATTTCTATTTAGAATCCAACGCCTGCATCGCCTACCCGATGGAAGACGGACAGATCGAAGTTCACGCCAGTTCCCAGCACCCGACTGAAACCCAGCACGTGGTGGCCGAAGCTTTGGGCTTAAGCCTGCATGAAGTCGTCTGTATTGTAAAACGCATGGGTGGCGGCTTTGGCGGCAAAGAAAGTCAGGCCGCCCCATTTGCGGCGATGGCAGCTCTGGTCGCAAGCAAAATGAAACGCCCGGCTCGTTTGTGTTTGTCGAAAGACGACGACATGATGATGACGGGAAAACGCCACCCGTTTAAAAACTATTACGAAGTGGGCTTTGATAACGACGGCCGCATTCTTTCCTTGAAGGCGCATCTTTATGCCGACGGGGGTGCTTACGCCGATCTTTCAAGCTCGATCCTGGATCGAGCCATGTTCCACGTTGATGGCGCGTACTATCTGCCCGCCGCGCACATCGAAGGTGCCGTGGTTCGCACCAATCTTTATTCCAACACCGCTTTCCGTGGTTTCGGGGGTCCGCAAGGGACCATGACCATCGAAAGCATTATCGAGGACATGGCCCTGCATCTGAAAAAAGATGCCCTCGCCATCCGCGAACTGAATTGTTATCAAAAAGATCACAACAACGTGACCCACTATGGTCAGGCGCTGGGACACAATCCCCTGCCAGAACTTTTTGCGGATCTTAAAAAGTCTTCCGACTATGAAAAGCGCCGTCAAGAAATCGACGCTTTCAATGCCAGCAGCAAAACCGCGGTGCGTGGCTTATCCATGACAGCAACCAAGTTCGGTATCGCCTTCACCGCACGCTTCCTGAATCAAGGGAATGCTTCGGTGAACGTTCACAAAGACGGCACCGTGCAGGTTTCCACCGGCGCCACCGAAATGGGTCAGGGTGTGAACACCAAGATCCAGCAGGTCGTGGCTCACGCCTTTGGTATTCCAGCCCACGACGTCAAAGTTATGGCAACCTCGACCGAGAAAAACCACAACACGTCACCTACGGCGGCCTCCAGCGGATCTGACATCAACTGTGCGGCGGCTTTAAAAGCAGCTGTCGGGATTCAAAAACGTCTGGCATGGTTGTTCCAAAACATCCTGGCTGGCACGCCGATGAATGATATCGCCGAATGCCCGCCTTTGGACGAATCCAAATTGAAGTTTGAAGAATTCCATTTTGAAAACGGACTTCTGACCCACAAACCTTCCAGTAAATCCATGACCTGGCTTGACGCTGTTAAACAGGCTTACTTCAACCGTCTTTCTTTGGGAGAGTACGCTCACTTTAAAACCGAGGGCCTTGGTTTTGACAAAAAGACCAGCCAAGGGACGCCGTTTAAGTATTTCACCAACGGTGTTGCCGTCAGTGAAGTGCAGGTGGATCTGTTCACAGGTGAATACAAAGTCCTTCGCACCGACATCCTGATGGACCTGGGCCGCCGAATCAATCCGGGCATCGACAAGGGCCAAGTCACGGGTGCGTTCGTGCAAGGCATGGGCTGGGTGACTTCTGAAAAACTTTTCCACAACAAAGAGGGAAAACTTTTAAGCCACTCCCCAACCACTTACAAGATCCCGAACGTGCAAGACACGCCAAGGGTGTTTAATGTCGAGTTCATTGAAAACCACGAGAACCGCGAAAACGTCCACCGCTCCAAAGCCGTGGGGGAACCGCCGTTCTTATTGGGAATCAGCGTATGGACTGCTTTGAAAGACGCCGCCAATGCCAAAAGCAAAGGTTTGATTTCGACCCTGAAATCCCCGGCCACCCCGGAAGAGATGCTGATGGAGATCGCCCGTCATGAGTAA
- a CDS encoding xanthine dehydrogenase small subunit produces the protein MSENKIRNEIHVFINGAEHRISGEKAFLPLAQYLRYHSSLPGTKVVCAEGDCGACTVLSAKLENNTWSEFQAINSCIAPMYLFDMGSLVTVEGLSEQEDLSEVQNKMREFHGGQCGYCTPGMVCSLSSLAEKSACSGKAITEKKARNFLTGNLCRCTGYEPILAAATNLDLSKWKSLSAKYLTDSQKKQFQPLASDSLMIEAGAKKFTAPANFQVATEQKSKSPQTRLVAGATDLGVLHNKGKAFMDDVMSLHKITDTNEIKMTADGVWVGARVTLTALENFLEDKLPELSRLLRIFASPQIKNQGTLVGNVMNGSPIGDSIPALLALDAEVHLQSTKGLRKVALPKFYKAYKVFDVTADEIATGILIPVPGPEWKSKFFKVSLRKDLDISAVTFAALVKVDGNTISDARIAMGGVGPTVVRLSDIESAMKGQPFSEDTFIRMGEKVRTLIKPISDLRATDEYRLKVAENLFKKCHIELQQEMTACP, from the coding sequence ATGTCTGAAAACAAAATTCGCAACGAAATTCATGTCTTTATCAACGGCGCTGAACACCGCATTTCCGGCGAAAAAGCCTTTCTTCCGCTAGCCCAGTATTTACGCTATCACAGCTCCCTTCCGGGAACGAAAGTGGTGTGCGCTGAAGGCGACTGCGGTGCCTGCACGGTGCTTTCGGCAAAACTTGAAAACAACACCTGGTCTGAATTCCAAGCCATCAATTCCTGCATCGCCCCGATGTACCTTTTCGACATGGGATCACTGGTCACGGTGGAAGGACTTTCCGAACAGGAAGACTTAAGCGAAGTGCAAAACAAGATGCGCGAATTCCACGGTGGTCAGTGCGGCTACTGCACGCCCGGCATGGTGTGTTCGCTGTCATCATTGGCAGAAAAAAGTGCCTGCTCTGGCAAAGCCATCACCGAGAAAAAAGCCCGCAACTTCCTGACCGGGAACCTGTGCCGTTGCACGGGCTATGAACCGATCCTGGCGGCTGCGACAAATCTGGATCTGTCAAAATGGAAGTCCCTTTCCGCCAAGTACTTGACGGACAGTCAGAAAAAACAATTCCAGCCACTGGCTTCTGATTCTTTGATGATTGAAGCTGGCGCCAAGAAATTCACCGCCCCGGCGAACTTCCAGGTGGCGACCGAGCAAAAATCCAAATCCCCACAAACTCGTCTGGTGGCCGGTGCCACTGATTTGGGCGTTTTGCACAACAAAGGCAAAGCCTTCATGGATGACGTGATGAGCTTGCACAAGATCACCGACACCAATGAAATCAAAATGACCGCTGACGGCGTGTGGGTCGGAGCCCGCGTCACCCTGACAGCCCTGGAAAACTTCCTGGAAGACAAACTGCCAGAGCTTTCCCGCCTGCTGCGCATCTTCGCTTCACCGCAAATCAAAAATCAAGGCACTCTGGTCGGTAACGTCATGAACGGCTCCCCGATTGGTGACAGCATCCCTGCTCTTTTGGCATTGGATGCGGAAGTTCATTTGCAATCCACCAAGGGTCTTCGCAAAGTGGCTTTGCCAAAGTTTTATAAAGCCTACAAGGTCTTTGACGTGACTGCGGATGAAATTGCCACAGGCATCCTGATCCCGGTGCCCGGACCTGAATGGAAGTCCAAGTTCTTTAAAGTATCCCTGCGTAAGGATCTGGATATTTCTGCGGTGACCTTTGCCGCTTTGGTAAAAGTCGATGGCAATACCATCAGTGACGCCCGCATCGCCATGGGCGGTGTCGGCCCGACCGTGGTTCGTTTAAGTGACATTGAATCCGCAATGAAGGGTCAGCCTTTCAGCGAAGACACCTTTATACGAATGGGTGAAAAGGTTCGCACCTTGATCAAGCCTATTTCCGATCTTCGCGCCACGGATGAATACCGTCTGAAAGTCGCCGAGAATTTATTCAAGAAATGCCATATTGAACTTCAACAGGAAATGACAGCATGTCCGTAG
- a CDS encoding carboxylesterase/lipase family protein, translating to MRSLAYSALLLVLFTCWTLNSHAAAPFARVADGKIQGLRTAHNTEAFLGIPYAEPPVGYLRWKAPRSPAPWIGTLNATKLPVACPQKGNFFANVPPEQFGTPVGSEDCLYLNVWKPVAAKKRPVVLWIHGGSNFKGTSADPLYDGAWLASSSDVVFVSANYRLGMLGALAHEALNKGSKWDSSGNYVTLDLVAVLKWIHTNIENFGGDPDNITIMGQSAGCMNVWGLLQTPLSKDLFHRAVCSAGVPNAYPRWVAEARSEDFIENLVVNAGLVKEKSDAEAYLLSKGTKWVRQFLYSRTTEELVQAQEYIVPFQHFKDDAVFPHGVEGILFGSFHRVPLILGLTTDEATYLLGGALIKPTDKELWSLIQNPPADLKEEDLIKDDKVTLYHSSTAAGSVAMQMTMEEIFWAVKAYNPQTYRYSFEWKETPSPWKEVFGAVHGMDAMFYLGNFETEKPSFARFAWTEQNRQSREALRDSMAPYFKSFFWDGNPNTQLPAQAPVWDGRMVFK from the coding sequence ATGCGATCACTTGCTTACTCTGCTCTTTTGCTGGTCTTGTTTACCTGCTGGACTTTGAACTCCCACGCAGCGGCCCCTTTCGCGCGCGTGGCTGATGGTAAAATCCAAGGCCTTCGTACTGCTCACAACACCGAAGCCTTTCTTGGAATCCCTTATGCAGAACCGCCGGTGGGTTATCTTCGCTGGAAAGCGCCCAGATCCCCGGCCCCTTGGATTGGCACTCTCAACGCCACAAAACTCCCTGTCGCCTGCCCTCAAAAAGGAAATTTCTTTGCCAACGTTCCACCGGAACAATTTGGAACTCCCGTCGGCAGCGAAGACTGTCTGTATCTGAATGTATGGAAACCCGTCGCAGCGAAAAAACGCCCGGTGGTATTGTGGATTCACGGTGGATCCAACTTCAAAGGCACTTCTGCCGATCCTCTTTATGATGGCGCGTGGCTGGCTTCTTCTTCAGACGTTGTCTTTGTCAGTGCCAACTATCGACTGGGCATGCTGGGCGCGCTGGCCCATGAGGCTTTGAATAAAGGCAGCAAGTGGGACAGTTCCGGCAACTACGTGACTCTTGATCTGGTCGCCGTGCTCAAGTGGATCCACACCAATATTGAAAACTTCGGCGGAGATCCCGACAACATCACCATCATGGGTCAATCCGCAGGCTGCATGAATGTATGGGGTCTTTTGCAAACGCCCCTTTCCAAAGATCTTTTCCACCGTGCGGTTTGTTCTGCCGGTGTGCCGAATGCGTATCCACGCTGGGTGGCGGAGGCCCGCTCTGAAGACTTCATAGAAAATCTGGTCGTCAATGCCGGCTTGGTGAAAGAAAAATCCGATGCTGAAGCGTATCTGCTATCCAAGGGCACCAAGTGGGTCCGTCAGTTCCTGTATTCCCGCACCACCGAAGAACTGGTGCAGGCTCAAGAATATATCGTGCCGTTTCAGCATTTCAAAGATGACGCCGTTTTCCCGCATGGGGTGGAGGGCATCCTATTCGGAAGCTTCCACCGCGTTCCTCTGATCCTGGGTTTAACCACCGATGAAGCAACCTATCTGTTGGGCGGCGCCCTGATCAAGCCCACTGACAAAGAGCTATGGTCCCTGATTCAGAATCCGCCTGCGGACCTGAAAGAGGAAGATCTTATCAAAGACGACAAGGTGACTCTGTACCATTCCAGCACTGCCGCTGGGTCCGTAGCGATGCAGATGACGATGGAAGAAATCTTCTGGGCGGTGAAAGCTTACAACCCGCAGACCTATCGCTATTCCTTTGAATGGAAAGAAACCCCCTCCCCGTGGAAAGAAGTTTTTGGCGCTGTGCACGGCATGGATGCGATGTTCTACCTGGGGAATTTTGAAACTGAAAAGCCCAGCTTTGCCCGATTTGCGTGGACGGAACAGAACCGTCAGTCCCGTGAAGCCTTGCGGGACTCGATGGCACCGTACTTCAAATCGTTCTTCTGGGACGGAAATCCCAACACCCAGCTCCCCGCCCAAGCGCCTGTCTGGGACGGCCGAATGGTGTTTAAATGA
- a CDS encoding S1 family serine peptidase, whose translation MKMNHLVIAGLMMMSAPVFAKSGSVGAKIVGGVEASIGEFPYIVSLQSSSHFCGGSLIKKNWVLTAAHCVRGGTVKKVVIGLHDRTNAVNAESIAPKRIIAHPNYNSRTMENDFALIELSQDSSYAPVALNPAEITLPTDGSEVLTTVAGWGATREGSYSLPTKLQKVDVPLVSTAACNKAYNNGITDSMICAGYEGGGKDSCQGDSGGPLVAQDENNQTYLVGVVSWGQGCARANYYGVYAKVSNAIEWINNTAQ comes from the coding sequence ATGAAAATGAACCATCTTGTTATCGCAGGCCTCATGATGATGTCTGCTCCAGTATTCGCGAAATCTGGCTCTGTAGGGGCTAAAATCGTTGGTGGCGTTGAAGCTTCCATCGGTGAGTTCCCATATATCGTGTCTTTGCAGAGCAGCAGCCATTTCTGCGGCGGTTCCTTGATCAAGAAGAACTGGGTATTGACGGCAGCTCACTGTGTTCGTGGTGGCACGGTTAAAAAAGTTGTGATCGGCTTGCATGACCGTACAAATGCGGTGAATGCAGAATCCATCGCTCCAAAAAGAATCATCGCTCACCCGAACTACAATTCACGCACAATGGAAAACGATTTTGCATTGATCGAGCTTTCTCAGGATTCTTCTTACGCTCCAGTGGCGCTGAACCCTGCTGAAATCACTCTTCCAACGGATGGCTCTGAAGTTTTGACGACTGTGGCTGGTTGGGGTGCAACTCGTGAAGGTTCTTACTCTTTGCCGACAAAACTGCAAAAAGTGGACGTTCCATTGGTTTCTACAGCAGCTTGTAACAAAGCTTACAACAACGGCATCACGGACAGCATGATCTGTGCTGGTTACGAAGGTGGCGGTAAAGACTCTTGCCAAGGTGACTCTGGTGGTCCATTGGTAGCTCAAGACGAAAACAATCAGACATATCTGGTTGGTGTTGTGAGCTGGGGTCAAGGTTGTGCTCGTGCGAACTATTATGGTGTTTATGCCAAAGTTAGCAACGCGATCGAGTGGATCAATAACACCGCTCAATAA